Proteins encoded in a region of the Haloarcula sp. CBA1129 genome:
- the purQ gene encoding phosphoribosylformylglycinamidine synthase I: MTIAVIQFGGSNCDRDSVQALSSLDFDAELVWHEDGLPEDVDGVVLPGGFSYGDYLRAGAMAARSPIMAEIREAASEGTPVLGICNGAQIGCESSLTPGAFTTNESARFQCEHVHLRVENADTPWTSQYEEGEVVELPIAHGEGRYEISDDRLDELEAEDRILFKYCDEDGEITPEANPNGSKHSVAGVTGEDDHIAVMMPHPERATLSDLGRTDGQGVLKGFAE; the protein is encoded by the coding sequence GTGACCATCGCCGTCATCCAGTTCGGCGGCTCGAACTGCGACCGCGACTCGGTGCAGGCCCTGTCGTCGCTCGATTTCGACGCCGAACTCGTCTGGCACGAGGACGGCCTCCCCGAGGATGTCGACGGGGTCGTTCTCCCCGGCGGCTTCTCCTACGGCGATTACCTCCGTGCCGGCGCGATGGCCGCCCGCTCGCCCATCATGGCCGAAATCCGCGAGGCCGCGAGCGAGGGCACGCCGGTGCTTGGCATCTGTAACGGCGCACAGATCGGCTGCGAGTCGTCGCTGACCCCCGGCGCGTTCACGACCAACGAGAGCGCCCGGTTCCAGTGCGAACACGTTCACCTGCGCGTCGAGAACGCCGACACGCCTTGGACCAGCCAGTACGAAGAAGGCGAAGTCGTCGAACTGCCCATCGCCCACGGCGAGGGTCGCTACGAGATATCCGACGACCGCCTAGACGAACTCGAAGCCGAGGACCGAATCCTGTTCAAGTACTGTGACGAGGACGGCGAGATCACGCCGGAGGCGAACCCGAACGGCTCGAAACACAGCGTGGCCGGCGTTACCGGCGAGGACGACCACATCGCCGTCATGATGCCCCATCCCGAGCGGGCGACGCTTTCTGATCTGGGCCGGACCGACGGGCAGGGCGTGCTCAAGGGCTTCGCAGAATAA
- the cofH gene encoding 7,8-didemethyl-8-hydroxy-5-deazariboflavin synthase subunit CofH, translating into MPDVPETVGTPDGSVEFEHRPTTDQSFENALAKARNGTRLTVDDAVELFTTGTDRDGIDHCRKEQVLEAADRRRAEVVGDEVTFVANLNNNVTTACNTGCLFCNFKDRSEQFRSDYQEDHGGFTKTPSESREIVRDALDRGIYEVCSVSGLHPALALDDEHREILETSDRGDLNYRSPEEYEKDPATYCEQIRAMNVGGVHLHSMTPEEAYHARRGTDWSYEEVFSRLKDAGLDSVPGTAAEILVDEVRDVICPGKIGTDEWLEAMEAAATVGLDMTSTMMYGHVENERHRALHLKRIRDLQDRTGAITEFVPLSFVHEETPLYERGMVDGGATVDEDELLIAVSRLFLDNIDHIQASWVKYGDTQGLKMLTCGADDFMGTILSEEITKRAGGDYGEFRSFQEYADMISAIGRTPVERSTDYEQRRIIDPDADVLGPQLGPQADGTPLLR; encoded by the coding sequence ATGCCGGACGTCCCAGAGACCGTCGGTACTCCGGACGGCTCCGTCGAGTTCGAGCACCGTCCGACGACTGACCAGTCGTTCGAGAACGCGCTCGCCAAGGCGAGAAACGGGACGCGACTGACGGTCGACGACGCAGTCGAACTCTTCACGACGGGCACCGACCGGGACGGCATCGACCACTGCCGGAAAGAGCAGGTGCTCGAAGCGGCCGACCGACGCCGAGCCGAGGTCGTCGGCGACGAAGTCACCTTCGTCGCGAACCTCAACAACAACGTCACGACGGCCTGCAACACTGGCTGTCTGTTCTGTAACTTCAAGGACCGCTCCGAGCAGTTCCGGAGCGACTATCAGGAGGACCACGGCGGCTTCACGAAGACGCCGAGTGAGTCCCGAGAAATCGTGCGGGACGCACTCGACCGCGGTATCTACGAGGTCTGTTCGGTGTCGGGGCTCCATCCCGCGCTTGCGCTGGACGATGAACACAGGGAGATACTGGAGACGAGCGACCGCGGCGACCTGAACTACCGCTCGCCCGAGGAGTACGAGAAAGACCCGGCCACCTACTGTGAGCAGATTCGGGCGATGAACGTCGGCGGCGTCCACCTCCACTCGATGACGCCGGAGGAGGCCTATCATGCCCGTCGCGGCACCGACTGGTCCTACGAGGAGGTCTTCAGTCGACTGAAAGACGCCGGCCTCGACAGCGTCCCCGGCACGGCGGCCGAAATCCTTGTCGACGAGGTTCGGGATGTCATCTGTCCGGGCAAGATCGGGACTGATGAGTGGCTCGAAGCGATGGAGGCGGCTGCGACGGTCGGTCTCGATATGACCTCGACGATGATGTACGGCCACGTCGAGAACGAACGCCACCGCGCGCTGCACCTGAAGCGTATCCGGGACCTGCAGGACCGAACCGGCGCGATTACGGAGTTCGTCCCGCTCTCGTTCGTTCACGAGGAGACGCCGCTGTACGAGCGTGGGATGGTCGATGGCGGTGCGACGGTCGACGAGGACGAACTGCTGATTGCCGTCTCCCGGCTCTTCCTCGACAACATCGACCATATTCAGGCCTCGTGGGTCAAATACGGCGACACACAGGGACTGAAAATGCTCACCTGCGGTGCGGACGACTTCATGGGGACCATCCTCTCAGAGGAAATCACCAAACGCGCTGGCGGCGACTACGGCGAGTTCCGGTCGTTTCAGGAGTACGCCGACATGATCTCCGCTATCGGTCGGACGCCGGTCGAGCGGTCGACGGACTACGAACAGCGCCGCATTATCGACCCCGACGCCGACGTGCTCGGTCCGCAACTCGGGCCGCAGGCTGACGGAACGCCATTACTCAGATGA
- a CDS encoding GAF domain-containing protein yields the protein MSDSPTVLCAQSDTGERGETVDALADAGLAVKEVGSVDTLDAALDRSVDCVVTAFDFEDGDGFDVVDAVREVNPDCVVILYTEHAPSDLPRGGPEQVVEYVPRTVPESQERVADVAAMAAAEVTQAAYPVPETETERLAAVQRYDVDRLAAIDTFDRLTALMTSHFDIDVAFVGLMDEHEERFLACEGANWRTLSREDTICTHTILSDETMVVEDTHEDPRFANVDALKRLDIRSYAGVRLTDEAGNAIGAVCCTDGEPRRYTQAELDDLRRFADEVEEQLLLRRRLQGDP from the coding sequence ATGAGTGATTCGCCGACCGTTCTCTGTGCCCAGTCGGACACTGGCGAGCGTGGGGAGACGGTCGACGCGCTTGCCGACGCCGGACTCGCGGTCAAAGAGGTCGGGTCCGTCGATACGCTAGATGCGGCGCTTGACCGGTCGGTTGACTGCGTTGTGACGGCGTTTGACTTCGAGGACGGAGACGGGTTCGACGTAGTAGATGCGGTCCGTGAGGTGAATCCGGACTGTGTGGTTATCCTCTATACTGAACATGCACCCTCGGACCTTCCGCGCGGCGGCCCCGAACAGGTCGTCGAGTACGTACCGCGAACGGTTCCGGAGTCACAGGAGCGGGTCGCTGATGTCGCCGCCATGGCTGCCGCCGAGGTAACGCAGGCGGCCTATCCCGTTCCGGAGACCGAGACGGAGCGGCTAGCCGCTGTCCAGCGATACGACGTCGACCGATTGGCAGCAATCGACACGTTCGACCGACTGACGGCGCTCATGACCAGCCACTTCGACATCGACGTGGCCTTTGTCGGCCTCATGGACGAACACGAGGAGCGATTTCTGGCGTGTGAGGGGGCCAACTGGCGGACACTCTCTCGCGAGGACACCATCTGTACCCACACGATTCTCTCAGACGAGACGATGGTCGTCGAGGACACTCACGAGGACCCCCGTTTCGCTAACGTCGACGCGCTGAAGCGACTCGATATCAGGTCCTACGCAGGCGTCAGACTCACCGACGAAGCGGGGAACGCAATCGGTGCGGTCTGTTGTACCGACGGCGAGCCACGGCGCTACACACAGGCGGAACTAGACGACCTCCGGCGATTCGCTGACGAGGTCGAGGAACAACTGCTGTTGCGGCGACGGCTTCAGGGGGATCCCTGA
- a CDS encoding substrate-binding domain-containing protein yields the protein MSMQRRRFLASLGAASVVGLAGCAGESDPSGSTATQSGGEADGQSGGAQAGSGQIGDGELVLATTTSTYDTGLLDALHPVFEENYGVTMKTIPKGTGASLRTARDGDADVILVHARNAEDKFMQDGFGVNRRDVMFNDFVIVGPDGDPAGINGMDSATDVFTTIAESGSTFVSRGDDSGTNKKELLIWDEAGTDPSGEWYRAVGKGMGDTLVQASQTGAYTLADRGTYLSMQNEIELVIHVQGPLQGGPVILKNPYGVMAVNPAKYDDVNYEAAMAYIGFLTSPTGQSMITDYTANGSQLFFPNAIAEEPNFGQYVPQGYTAQQASSLSPRDREFLYWVDKRVPADY from the coding sequence ATGTCGATGCAACGACGACGGTTCCTCGCATCACTGGGCGCTGCCTCAGTGGTTGGACTCGCTGGCTGTGCTGGCGAGAGCGATCCCAGTGGCTCAACGGCGACACAGAGCGGTGGCGAGGCGGACGGACAGTCCGGTGGGGCACAGGCCGGTTCGGGCCAGATCGGCGACGGCGAACTAGTGCTTGCCACGACGACAAGCACCTACGACACGGGCCTTCTCGACGCGCTTCATCCCGTGTTCGAGGAGAACTACGGCGTAACGATGAAGACCATCCCGAAGGGGACCGGCGCGAGTCTCCGGACAGCACGGGACGGCGACGCCGACGTGATCCTCGTTCACGCGCGCAACGCCGAGGACAAGTTCATGCAGGACGGGTTCGGCGTCAACCGCCGGGATGTGATGTTCAACGACTTCGTCATCGTCGGGCCGGACGGCGATCCGGCGGGCATCAACGGGATGGACAGCGCCACCGACGTCTTCACGACCATCGCCGAAAGCGGGTCGACGTTCGTCTCGCGAGGCGACGACTCCGGGACGAACAAGAAGGAACTGCTCATCTGGGACGAGGCCGGCACGGACCCCAGCGGCGAGTGGTACCGCGCCGTCGGCAAAGGGATGGGCGATACGCTCGTGCAGGCGAGTCAGACCGGCGCGTACACGCTCGCCGACCGTGGGACATATCTCTCGATGCAAAACGAGATCGAGCTCGTGATTCACGTTCAGGGGCCGTTGCAAGGCGGCCCGGTCATCCTCAAGAACCCCTACGGCGTGATGGCGGTCAACCCCGCGAAATACGACGACGTGAACTACGAGGCGGCGATGGCCTACATCGGCTTCCTGACGAGTCCGACCGGGCAGTCGATGATCACCGACTACACCGCCAATGGCTCGCAGCTGTTCTTCCCGAACGCCATCGCCGAGGAGCCGAACTTCGGACAGTACGTCCCGCAGGGGTACACGGCACAGCAAGCCAGCAGCCTCTCACCACGTGACAGGGAGTTCCTGTACTGGGTCGACAAGCGAGTACCGGCGGACTACTGA
- a CDS encoding formyltetrahydrofolate deformylase — translation MGIVTRGLTEITVVGEDDTGLIAEVTSLLFERSINIEDLDQAVREGVFRMTMRVDTSEMVTTEEKLREDLTELGDDLGVDVQVRFPSDRETQTIAVLVTKESHCLEALFEAWANGDLGADIEVVIGNHDDLEPLAAKYDVPFHDIGDEKGTPDEDQLLDLLAQYDADLIALARYMRILSPDVVFRYESRIINVHPSLLPAFPGASAYMQAIEEGVRIAGVTAHYVTTDLDQGPIITQRAFNVPDDATEEELQQIGQPLEAEALIEAIKLHLNDEVNVHRGRTKLRDPEESSAQLGAPEKLDQLNPDRPIDGLGEFVAEDDGEIEADD, via the coding sequence GTGGGTATCGTGACGCGCGGTCTGACTGAAATTACGGTCGTCGGTGAGGACGATACGGGCCTCATCGCCGAAGTGACCTCGCTCCTGTTCGAGCGCAGCATCAACATCGAGGACCTCGATCAGGCCGTCCGGGAGGGGGTCTTCCGGATGACCATGCGCGTCGACACCTCCGAGATGGTGACGACGGAGGAGAAACTCCGCGAGGACCTCACCGAACTCGGCGATGACCTCGGCGTCGACGTACAGGTTCGGTTCCCGTCTGACCGTGAGACACAGACCATTGCCGTCCTCGTCACGAAGGAGTCACACTGTCTGGAGGCCCTGTTCGAAGCGTGGGCCAACGGTGACCTCGGGGCCGACATCGAGGTGGTCATCGGGAACCACGACGACCTCGAACCGCTGGCGGCGAAATACGACGTCCCGTTCCACGACATCGGCGACGAGAAAGGGACGCCGGACGAGGACCAACTGCTCGACCTGCTCGCACAGTACGACGCCGACCTCATCGCGCTGGCGCGCTACATGCGCATCCTCTCGCCGGATGTCGTCTTCCGCTACGAGAGCCGCATCATCAACGTCCACCCGAGCCTGCTGCCCGCCTTCCCCGGCGCGTCGGCGTACATGCAGGCCATCGAGGAGGGCGTCCGTATTGCCGGGGTCACCGCCCACTACGTGACGACAGATCTGGACCAAGGGCCGATTATCACCCAGCGGGCGTTCAACGTCCCGGACGACGCCACCGAAGAAGAGCTCCAGCAGATCGGCCAGCCGCTGGAAGCCGAAGCGCTCATAGAGGCCATCAAGCTCCATCTCAACGACGAAGTGAACGTCCACCGCGGCCGGACGAAACTGCGGGACCCCGAGGAAAGCTCGGCCCAGCTCGGCGCGCCGGAGAAACTCGACCAGCTGAACCCTGACCGTCCTATCGACGGCCTCGGCGAGTTCGTCGCCGAAGACGACGGTGAGATAGAAGCTGACGACTGA
- a CDS encoding sodium:calcium antiporter, which produces MVSSLLVEVAIIVIATAAIWKGSDWLESSSERLATYYGLPDVVQGAIIVAVGSSFPEVATVVVAALGGSMPLGVGAIVGSAIFNILIIPAVAGIATDDELESSRTLVYKEAQFYMLAVSVLLITMALAVIYYPGEATLTGVITRPLAAIPLALYGLYVFIQYQDTADHDPGEDWTAGISVGRQWLFLLLGLAVILIAVENLVHAVKVIGRAAGVQEFLLGATILAAATSLPDTLVSVRAARDDRGVTSLANVLGSNTFDLLVAIPLGVLIAGAWTVDFAMAVPMFGVLTGATILLFTVLRTDLVLTEPESYALLVAYAVFVVWIIVETAGWIGGVLPT; this is translated from the coding sequence ATGGTTTCCAGTCTGTTGGTCGAAGTTGCGATCATCGTCATCGCGACGGCAGCGATCTGGAAAGGGAGCGACTGGCTTGAGTCTTCGAGCGAGCGGCTTGCGACGTACTATGGCCTGCCCGACGTCGTTCAGGGGGCGATCATCGTCGCTGTCGGGTCAAGCTTCCCGGAGGTCGCAACTGTCGTCGTCGCGGCGCTCGGCGGGTCGATGCCGCTTGGCGTCGGCGCAATCGTCGGTTCGGCGATCTTCAATATCCTCATCATCCCCGCAGTCGCGGGCATCGCCACGGACGACGAACTCGAATCGAGTCGGACGCTCGTCTACAAGGAGGCGCAGTTCTATATGCTCGCCGTCTCAGTCCTGCTCATCACGATGGCGCTTGCGGTCATCTACTACCCCGGCGAGGCGACGCTCACGGGCGTCATCACCCGGCCGCTGGCGGCGATTCCGCTCGCGCTATACGGGCTGTACGTCTTCATCCAGTATCAGGACACGGCCGACCACGACCCGGGGGAAGACTGGACCGCCGGAATCTCGGTCGGGCGACAGTGGCTCTTCCTCCTGCTGGGTCTGGCTGTCATTCTTATCGCAGTAGAGAATCTGGTCCACGCCGTCAAGGTCATCGGCCGGGCCGCCGGTGTTCAAGAGTTTTTGCTCGGCGCGACGATTCTCGCGGCGGCGACGAGTCTCCCTGACACGCTCGTCAGCGTCAGGGCGGCCCGCGACGACCGCGGGGTCACGTCGCTTGCGAACGTCCTCGGTTCGAACACCTTCGACCTGCTCGTCGCCATCCCGCTTGGCGTTCTTATCGCCGGCGCGTGGACCGTCGACTTCGCGATGGCTGTGCCGATGTTTGGCGTCCTGACCGGGGCGACGATACTCCTGTTTACTGTTCTCCGGACTGACCTCGTATTAACCGAGCCAGAATCGTATGCGCTACTCGTCGCCTACGCGGTTTTCGTCGTCTGGATTATCGTCGAGACTGCGGGCTGGATCGGTGGCGTGTTGCCGACCTGA
- the purS gene encoding phosphoribosylformylglycinamidine synthase subunit PurS, producing the protein MTAFTATVTVRLKRGVLDPEAETTQRSLERLGFDLNDLRSADVFELDLDADSAEDAAERAEEMAERLLANPTIHDYDIEVTEAE; encoded by the coding sequence ATGACTGCCTTTACCGCGACCGTCACCGTCCGACTCAAACGGGGCGTTCTCGACCCCGAGGCCGAGACGACACAGCGCTCTCTGGAACGCCTCGGTTTCGACCTGAATGACCTCCGCTCGGCAGACGTGTTCGAACTCGACCTCGACGCCGACAGCGCCGAGGACGCGGCCGAACGCGCCGAGGAGATGGCCGAACGGCTCTTGGCGAACCCCACGATTCACGACTACGACATCGAGGTGACCGAAGCAGAATGA
- a CDS encoding phosphate ABC transporter ATP-binding protein, whose translation MTLSVTEVNAGFGDATVLRTVSLAVEPGEVVTVVGPSGTGKTTLLRLLATFRRPDAGTVAWDGRDIWAMADDERLGVRRQVSMVFQEPSLFNAPVHRNVSYGLRVREPWQARLHRGLRELFGSSRPADTVLSALETVGLADAVDQNALSLSGGEAQRVAFARALAVDPAVMLLDEPTSNLDPHNTALLENAIERARDRGVGVVVATHDMHQAKRISDRIAFLHDGELVETGPPEQLFENPTDARTARFLDGELLVGDRGGSRAPQSPTADP comes from the coding sequence ATGACGCTCTCCGTGACCGAGGTAAACGCTGGATTCGGCGACGCAACTGTCCTCCGGACTGTCTCGCTTGCGGTCGAGCCGGGGGAAGTCGTCACCGTCGTCGGCCCATCCGGCACCGGCAAGACGACGCTGCTGCGCCTGCTTGCGACCTTCCGCCGACCCGACGCCGGAACGGTGGCGTGGGACGGCCGCGACATCTGGGCGATGGCCGACGACGAGCGGCTGGGCGTCCGCCGGCAGGTGAGTATGGTGTTTCAGGAACCGAGCCTGTTCAACGCGCCCGTCCATCGGAACGTCTCCTACGGCCTGCGGGTCAGGGAGCCTTGGCAGGCCCGACTCCACCGGGGGCTTCGCGAACTTTTCGGCTCGTCACGGCCTGCCGACACCGTTCTGTCCGCGCTCGAAACGGTCGGGCTCGCGGATGCGGTCGACCAGAACGCGCTCTCGCTGTCCGGCGGCGAGGCCCAACGGGTCGCGTTCGCGCGGGCACTCGCCGTCGACCCGGCGGTCATGCTCCTAGACGAGCCAACATCGAACCTCGACCCGCACAACACGGCACTGCTCGAAAACGCAATCGAGCGAGCGCGGGACCGCGGCGTCGGCGTCGTCGTCGCCACCCACGACATGCACCAGGCGAAGCGAATCTCAGACCGCATAGCCTTCCTCCACGACGGCGAACTGGTCGAGACCGGCCCGCCCGAACAGCTGTTCGAGAACCCCACCGACGCCCGGACCGCACGGTTCCTCGACGGCGAACTGCTCGTCGGTGACCGGGGCGGGTCGCGTGCGCCACAGTCGCCGACAGCCGACCCATAA
- a CDS encoding phosphoribosylaminoimidazolesuccinocarboxamide synthase — protein MTSVKEFRVDEPATAEELGRGAFVFTDDYSVFDWGKMPDQIPDKGASLCTMGAYNFQLLEENHVPTHYEGVRLPDSDEVVDLGEALSADAAPEEMVIELTQVPDLPFESGRYDYDAYHADAGENYLIPLEIVFRNRVGVGSSLRSRTDPADHGLDYDTWPEEVVDLDEPIVEFSTKYEEQDRYLDREAADRIAGTADIGRLEELARAVNHIVTEQAAEADLVHEDGKIECLYYDGEIRVADVVGTFDENRFSYEGQQVSKEVIRQYHKRTQPEWVEAVSEAKQRADEEGVADWKSLCVESPTPLDDDVIQIARDLYCAGTNAYVGGDVFDAPSFAEAVSAASEL, from the coding sequence ATGACGAGCGTCAAGGAATTCCGCGTGGACGAACCGGCGACAGCCGAGGAACTCGGCCGCGGCGCGTTCGTGTTCACGGACGACTACTCCGTGTTCGACTGGGGCAAGATGCCCGATCAAATCCCCGACAAGGGCGCGTCGCTGTGTACGATGGGCGCGTACAACTTCCAGTTGCTGGAGGAAAACCACGTCCCGACACACTACGAGGGTGTCAGGCTCCCAGACAGCGACGAGGTGGTAGACCTCGGTGAGGCGCTGTCGGCCGACGCCGCCCCCGAGGAGATGGTCATCGAACTCACGCAGGTCCCGGACCTGCCCTTCGAGAGCGGGCGCTACGATTACGACGCCTACCACGCCGATGCGGGTGAGAACTACCTCATTCCACTCGAAATCGTCTTCCGGAACCGCGTCGGCGTCGGGTCGTCGCTGCGGTCCCGAACTGACCCCGCCGACCACGGACTCGACTACGACACTTGGCCCGAGGAGGTCGTCGATCTCGACGAGCCAATCGTCGAGTTCTCGACGAAATACGAGGAGCAGGACCGGTATCTCGACCGGGAGGCAGCCGACCGCATCGCCGGGACGGCTGACATCGGTCGGCTGGAGGAACTGGCTCGCGCAGTGAATCACATTGTCACCGAACAGGCCGCGGAGGCCGACCTCGTCCACGAGGACGGGAAAATCGAGTGTCTGTACTACGACGGTGAGATTCGCGTTGCCGACGTGGTCGGTACGTTCGACGAGAACCGCTTCTCCTACGAGGGGCAGCAGGTCAGCAAAGAGGTCATCCGCCAGTACCACAAGCGTACTCAGCCCGAATGGGTCGAGGCCGTGAGCGAGGCCAAACAGCGGGCCGACGAGGAAGGCGTCGCCGACTGGAAATCCCTCTGTGTGGAGTCCCCCACGCCGCTCGATGACGACGTAATTCAGATCGCGCGGGATCTCTACTGTGCCGGCACGAACGCATACGTCGGCGGCGACGTGTTCGACGCGCCGTCATTCGCCGAGGCCGTCAGCGCCGCCAGCGAACTCTGA
- a CDS encoding ABC transporter permease, giving the protein MIPLQAQLPDGGWTYVVSIVVVSLYVSLTAVGLSTLFSLPVALGIGFTDFRGKRLVTAVVNTGMGFPSVVVGLLVLILLSNSGPLGSLDLAFTPRAMILSQFVLATPVLLSVSLSAVEGVDQSVRDAAYAMGGTKVDVGLAVIKEARFGIITAILAGFGRAISEVGSILIVGGNIVYSDGQSYTRTLTTAITVEARQGRYEVGLVLGVILLALVLIVNGLGSWLRNQGRGERSV; this is encoded by the coding sequence ATGATTCCACTGCAAGCACAGCTCCCGGACGGCGGCTGGACGTACGTCGTGAGCATCGTCGTCGTCTCGCTGTACGTCAGCCTCACCGCCGTCGGACTGAGCACGCTGTTCAGCCTGCCCGTCGCGCTGGGTATCGGCTTCACCGATTTCCGCGGGAAGCGGCTGGTCACGGCCGTCGTCAACACCGGCATGGGGTTTCCGAGTGTCGTCGTCGGGCTACTCGTCCTGATTCTCCTGTCCAACAGCGGGCCGCTGGGGAGCCTTGACCTCGCGTTTACCCCGCGGGCGATGATACTCTCCCAGTTCGTTCTCGCGACGCCGGTCCTGTTGAGTGTCAGCCTCTCGGCGGTCGAAGGCGTCGACCAGTCGGTCCGCGACGCGGCCTATGCGATGGGCGGCACCAAGGTCGACGTAGGGCTGGCGGTCATCAAGGAGGCTCGCTTCGGCATTATCACCGCGATTCTCGCCGGGTTCGGCCGGGCCATTAGCGAGGTCGGGTCAATACTCATCGTCGGCGGCAACATCGTCTACAGCGACGGCCAGTCCTACACCCGGACGCTGACGACCGCGATAACCGTCGAGGCACGACAGGGCCGCTACGAGGTCGGTCTGGTTCTCGGCGTAATACTCCTCGCGCTCGTTCTCATCGTCAACGGACTCGGGTCGTGGCTCCGGAACCAGGGCCGGGGTGAGCGCTCGGTATGA
- a CDS encoding TOBE domain-containing protein, translating to MDATADVEVQLGQGDVALTARDRTLLQAVAAHGSLNSAADALGRSYAHAQRRIVELEDAFGPLVDRSRGGSGGGGSELTDTAEQLLARFQRLQAEFDGVATAAETVLRGTVVDRDGELATVETSPGTVRAIVDTKASPGDAVEVGIRADTVTLNAPPEAPEPTGTSARNRFAGTVANVDEGTSIALVSLAVEPDTTLSALVTDTSLDKLDITVGADLVASFKATATVGVLPAIEHPERDEPS from the coding sequence ATGGACGCGACCGCAGACGTCGAAGTGCAACTGGGGCAGGGCGACGTGGCGCTGACCGCCCGCGACCGGACGCTCCTGCAAGCGGTCGCCGCCCACGGGTCGCTGAACAGCGCCGCCGATGCGCTCGGGCGGTCCTACGCCCACGCCCAGCGCCGAATCGTCGAACTGGAGGACGCCTTCGGCCCGCTGGTCGACCGCAGTCGCGGCGGCAGCGGTGGCGGCGGCAGCGAACTCACTGACACTGCTGAGCAGTTGCTGGCCCGCTTTCAGCGGCTGCAAGCCGAGTTCGACGGCGTCGCCACGGCAGCGGAGACAGTCCTCCGAGGGACTGTTGTTGACCGCGACGGGGAACTGGCGACCGTCGAGACGTCGCCGGGGACAGTCCGGGCCATCGTCGACACCAAGGCGAGCCCCGGCGACGCGGTGGAGGTCGGCATCCGCGCAGACACGGTGACGCTGAATGCACCACCCGAGGCTCCGGAGCCGACGGGGACGAGCGCACGGAACCGGTTCGCGGGCACCGTCGCGAATGTCGATGAAGGGACATCTATCGCGCTCGTCTCACTGGCTGTCGAGCCAGACACGACGCTGTCTGCACTCGTGACCGACACAAGCCTTGACAAACTCGATATTACAGTGGGCGCAGACCTCGTCGCGTCGTTCAAGGCGACAGCAACCGTCGGCGTTCTCCCCGCTATCGAGCACCCGGAGCGAGACGAGCCGTCGTAA